A stretch of Hirundo rustica isolate bHirRus1 chromosome 22, bHirRus1.pri.v3, whole genome shotgun sequence DNA encodes these proteins:
- the PADI2 gene encoding protein-arginine deiminase type-2, with amino-acid sequence MAAEMPGEPRTLRLQHGNRIEALCVLGGHIRADVFGAAPAGAVAFGVKHTEGVSVDVLLRGRAEPEAASGAGARWPLDEGTALRFSMSRASSEVNDNKVTVSFYAEGGKPINQAGVFLTGVGISLDVDADRDGVVEKNSPNKGSWAWGPEGHGAILLVSCDKELPSVPPSDCDGQQVFNREDLLDMAPMALRTEGPQRLPRGYEIVLSVSVSDADKVGVFHVQNPFFGQRYTRVLGGRKLFHTVPYPGGAAQLDFFVEGLRFPDETFSGLVSIHVSLLEPLAEGIPRSPIFTDTVVFRAAPWILTPNTLAPVNLFVCSMKDNYLFTKEIQSLVAKAGCKLKVCFGYTNRGDRWMQDEIELGYTHAPHKSFPVVLDSPRERGMEKLPVKELLGPDFGYVLREPLFEAVASLDSFGNVEVSPPVCVAGKEYPLGRILVGSSFPASAGRRMTGLVRDFLYAQRVQAPVELYSDWLAVGNVNEFVTFVPTSDKKRFRMLLASPAACYRLFREKQKEGQGEATMFKGYSGADTKRVTINKVLANDGLAQQNQYVQRCVDWNRDILKKELGLLEEDIIDLPALFKLDKQGKAVPYFPNTVTMIVLGRDLGIPKPFGPVAGGECCLERRIRALLEPLGLCCRFLEDVSSYHGSLGEVRCGTGVQRRPFAFKWWNFTP; translated from the exons ATGGCCGCGGAGATGCCGGGGGAGCCCCGCACGCTGCGGCTGCAGCACGGGAACCGCATCGAGGCCCTGTGCGTGCTGGGCGGCCACATCCGCGCCGACGTCTTCGG GGCGGCCCCCGCCGGGGCGGTGGCGTTCGGCGTGAAGCACACGGAGGGGGTCAGCGTGGACGTGCTGCTCCGCGGCCGCGCCGAGCCCGAGGCCGCGTCCGGCGCGGGCGCGCGGTGGCCGCTGGACGAGGGCACGGCGCTGAGGTTCAGCATGAGCCGGGCCAGCTCCGAGGTCAACGACAACAAG GTCACCGTCAGCTTTTACGCGGAGGGAGGGAAGCCCATCAACCAAGCCGGAGTGTTCCTCACCGGCGTCG GGATCTCCCTGGACGTGGACGCGGATCGGGATGGAGTGGTGGAAAAGAACAGCCCCAACAAG gggagctgggcctgggggCCCGAGGGACACGGGGCCATCCTGCTGGTCAGCTGTGACAAGGAGCTCCCCTCCGTTCCGCCCTCCGACTGCGACGGCCAGCAGGTGTTCAACAGGGAAG ATTTGCTGGACATGGCTCCGATGGCGCTGAGGACGGAGGGGCCCCAGCGCCTGCCCCGCGGGTACGAGATCGTGCTCTCCGTCTCTGTCAGCGACGCCGACAAAGTTGGGGTCTTCCACGTGCAGA ATCCCTTCTTCGGGCAGCGCTACACGCGGGTGCTGGGCGGCCGGAAGCTCTTCCACACCGTGCCCTACCCCGGCGGGGCCGCCCAGCTCGACTTCTTCGTGGAGGGGCTGCGCTTCCCGGACGAGACCTTCTCCGGGCTGGTGTCCATCCACGTCAGCCTCCTGGAGCCGCTGGCCGAG GGCATCCCCCGCTCGCCCATCTTCACGGACACCGTGGTGTTCCGGGCGGCGCCGTGGATCCTGACCCCCAACACCTTGGCCCCGGTGAACCTCTTCGTGTGCAG catgAAGGACAACTACCTGTTCACCAAGGAGATCCAGAGCCTGGTGGCCAAGGCCGGCTGCAAGCTGAAGGTTTGCTTCGGCTACACCAACCGCGGCGACCGCTGGATGCAG gaTGAGATCGAGCTCGGCTACACCCACGCTCCCCACAAGAGCTTCCCGGTGGTGCTGGACTCCCCTcgggagagagggatggagaaACTCCCCGtcaaggagctgctg GGCCCCGATTTCGGCTACGTGCTCCGGGAGCCCCTCTTCGAGGCCGTGGCCAGCCTGGACTCCTTCGGGAACGTGGAGGTCAGCCCGCCCGTCTGCGTGGCTGGCAAGGAGTATCCCTTGGGAAGGATCCTCGTCGGCAGCAGCTTCCCCGC GTCCGCGGGCCGCAGGATGACCGGGCTGGTGCGGGATTTCCTCTACGCCCAGCGCGTCCAGGCCCCCGTGGAGCTCTACTCCGACTGGCTGGCCGTGGGCAACGTCAACGAGTTCGTCACCTTCGTCCCCACCTCGGACAAAAAG CGATTCCGGATGCTGCTGGCCAGCCCGGCCGCCTGCTACCGGCTCTTCCGCGAGAAGCagaaggagggacagggagaagccACCATGTTCAAAG GGTACTCGGGGGCAGACACCAAGCGCGTCACCATCAACAAGGTCCTGGCCAACGACGGCCTGGCGCAGCAGAACCAGTACGTCCAG CGCTGCGTCGACTGGAACAGGGACATCCTCAAGAAGGAGCTGGGCTTGCTGGAGGAGGACATCATCGACCTGCCGGCCCTCTTCAAGCTGGACAAGCAGGGAAAAGCCGTGCCCTACTTCCCCAACACG GTCACCATGATCGTCCTGGGCAGGGACCTGGGCATCCCCAAGCCCTTCGGCCCGGTGGCGGGCGGCGAGTGCTGCCTGGAGCGGCGGATCCGCGCGCTGCTGGAGccgctggggctgtgctgccgCTTCCTGGAGGACGTGTCCTCCTACCACGGCAGCCTGGGCGAGGTGCGCTGCGGCACCGGCGTCCAGCGCCGGCCCTTCGCCTTCAAGTGGTGGAACTTCACGCCGTAG